One Arachis hypogaea cultivar Tifrunner chromosome 2, arahy.Tifrunner.gnm2.J5K5, whole genome shotgun sequence genomic window, TGACCCGGATCTAACTTTATCTTTCTCCGTAGTTCGTGTATCTCTATTGTGATCTGCCATTGCTGGAGCTTGCAAACACCGCACTCAAGGACTAGAAAAATCACTGCTATGGTTTTGATCCTCATAGCTGCTACTGCTCATCCGTGGTGCTCATGAGTGCCACTGTCGCTGGTCACCTCAAAGACTCAAACTTTTGGGACTTGAGGTTGAAAGTTTGAATATGTCAAAATTTTAATTGTTCTAGCTAGATTTCTATCTaggttttattcaatttttaattccGTGTTAcagttaaaatttttaatcacATTTGATTGTGCAAAAAATTTTACATTTAAGCATTTTATTTCATTCATCCTTACAATTATAAAATGGTTAAATGAGATTAAACTTTAATTGTTAGACTTAAATAAGTTGTTATGACTTTTATGAAATACAAATATGCATCTTCAACCATACACTATAATTTTTTACATATGAGAGACAGACCAAAGATAAGCTTCTCTATCTGGAGCTTGCCTCTCATTTGTTGTCTTGAACATTTTCTTCTGAAAACCATTACTACGATCAACTCCATCCCAATGTCGTCCCGGCCTTATCCCATAGCGATATGGTGCAGCATCTAAACCTCTTTTCAATTGCGGAACAACAAAACCTGATTCTTTCATCttctcaccttctcccaaaacCTTTTTGTTTACCAAATGTGGCATAGGATCACCCCATCTTAATCTATCCTTGAGCATGTTGTCAAGTTCTGGATCGTCCCTGCTGCGTGCAAAAGGTTCCTTCATCCTAGCCTCAGCTTCCCTCTTCTGAGCCAAGCCCTTGCCCCATTCTATTTCCTTCTTCTTTGGCTTTtcttctactttctgttttgacTTCAAGTATTCTTTTTTGGAAACGCGTACTTTTACTTTATCACGATATACTGGTTCAGCACCATGCCCACTGGTTGAAGGATCCATCATTTTAAATCTCATCAAATCATCCTTCTTCTTTTTGTCAATCTCTTCTCTGATATCTTTATCGGAAATCAAACCTGTTTTTCTGTCACTGACAGGTGCTACATTGGACTTTTCAGAAAGGCTAGGTGAATGACGGTGAGAACGACCAGCCAAACTCCCTCTTGCAACATCCTTCTGCCGTTTCCTCGGGGGTGAAAGCTCTGATTCCTCATATCCATGCGAAGTTTCTTTCATTGGAGAATCAAATATTCAGAtctgctaattgatcctaattatattcgaACACTTTCATAAGCATTACTCTATTTTCCGATTGATCCACCTTGAATTATTGCAGATCGATTTTGTTGACCAAAATGATGAAGATAAaggatgaaaattaaataaaagatatgaaggaaaaaaaaaagataataaaaataacattatctTTGTGTAATATATTTGCCTAATATAATGGTTGTGTTCTAATTGCTTTTTTGGCTACTCGGATCATGTTTTTAGTTACAACTTTAtgtatgcttttaatttaatttgtgtgcttctattgtttttgtATGTGCCATCTTCTCTTAAAACTGAATAAAAGCTATATATGTACGTACAACTACAAGTATTGAGTTTAAAGTTTGAATATCTTAAGTTTACATtatgggaaagtatgaggagccaattaaatatttatacaatgtgtatgatggaggtttatgaagtattagagatataatgtTACTTTTTTCCATCAGCTGAAACTTTTggaatgagtggtatcatgacatggtattagagcatTAGATCTGAAAGGTTAAGAGTTCGATTCTTAGTGAATCCCAAAATCAGTTTAATGTGTATCCTTAAATTATTATTCTAAATTTCTTTATATgtttattcaaattttaagtgGGTGTTATTGTTTAAAAATTTGCAATTAAATTTGACCGTACCCTGCAAAAACTTATATTCAATAACTACTTTATTCTGTCcatttttacaaataaaataaatattcaaattaaattaaatattttagccTTAAAATATGCTTTTAGATTTTATAAAATACGTGTTACTTAAAACATAAAAGAGGTTTCTATTAGTCATTGCTGTTAAGAGGTTTTGTTAATTAAGTGATCATATAATGAATTAAATGTTGATGTAATAAGTTAAAATGTCGACTCAGGAGAATTTGTACTTGGCTAGTCTCTAATATTGCAAGCAATTTCACTAAATGGGTACAATGGCAACATTGGTGGTCATGATCAAAAGAAATTATTAAgttgttgtttcttttgttgGAACTATTTTTTGGAGACTATGTTATCCATGTTTGCAATACCGAAAAAAACACATAGCTGTTATATGTtagttttgtttctttttttttttaagtcgaATTTGTActaataatctaaaaaaaattagaaatattttgttttaatatttaaGAATTGACGGTTAATACCTTTGTCTTTAGGCTATTTGAACCTACTTCGTCCCTCTCCAACTCTCTCACTCTCACGTTCTCACTTTTTAAAATGGTACCCCAACCCCTGCGCTTTCTGTCTCTCACCTCGGCTCACCATCGTCGTGTCTCTCGCCTCCGTCGCCGCGCCGAATTAATAAATTGATTTGCTATTTTTTTATGTtgatttgttgctattttttCTAAGACAATGAATTGTTCTCTTTCATTTATCGATGTTCAGTATTGGgattgaaagagaagaaaaagtcgCTGGATGAGAGAGACGAGATAGAGGAAGAAGGCGAGACCCGACTCGTGAGCACAAATGCGGTAGATCCGGCGCGGCGACGGTGAATGGAGGTGAGAGACAGAGAGCGTTGGGGTTAGGGTGTCGTTTTGGAAAGTGAGAAAGTGGGAGTGAGAGAGCTGGGGAGGGGCAAGGTGGGTTCAAATAGTCTAGGGAGTTTTTGGTCATTTTCAAATGGTTAAATTACACGGTTGGTCCcatactttcactaaaattgCAAATTGGTCCCTATTATCAAACATGTGCGGCTCacatatttaaaatagaaaatattctgagaatattctattaaatgaAATACTTTTTGAACGGCGAAAActaaattgcaaattttaattctatttaaggacccaattataaacttttaattaAAGTGTAGGGACCATCGGTATAATTTAACCTTTAATGATTGCTCTTACTCTAACTTATTCTTTTCGTCTAATATTCCAGTGCGATTATCTTTTGTCACAATCGTTTACAATGTACTACATCTATCAAATAACATCTCGAGTTGTATTCATTGATTCAGGTTCTAATTATATGGATGTAAGCGTCCAACGAAGGGGCAGTAAACTTTATTTTATcgaaggatggttggatctattcacatattatgaccaacctaatggaatGTGAGTAAAATTAGTTTTCTtgggaggagctcgattttttattgaggaattgtttTTACGGAACTTTGTATGTCGAGTTCAAGTTTCATCTTCTCCACGTACGCTTTCTACATCTGACCGGAAATCTTtgaagtggagcacataatgagattaaatttcctcaatttaagtTTAGTTTTGGTAAATTCGTGTCAAACTCGAAGATAcaatttcaacgattggtaatatattcaaattttcttattttaagcttttcataattaaaataattttataatatattgtgatttttttttttagaaattaccaGCCATCTTTTGCATCAATGTAATGCTGTTGAGGGGAATAAAGATCAATTTAGTTTAACAAGAAAATGGTCTaaatttgcacgaattctaaatgttcgaACGTATTATAGtgtttcagttggttgtcgtcACGATAATTATTCTAATCTATACAtgtctaaggactagaatagattaaatattatttaagtaatttagttctaatattagtatttgattaaattagttttagagaaatttaaatttaaattgttgtctcaatttatatattacaacTATTCTTCTTGaatatgttattttaaattttttaatatatttttttcgatttttaagtttattttatttctatttttatttgctCTCAttataactaaagaaaaaaaaatagttaagttGAAAAACTACAAATTATAACATCtcggattttttttgaaaattaagtaattagttatttataagttatcatattatattgagattttgtttttaagaaatctattttttttaacaaagataattaaataaaattttataattattgaaatttaatttaaatataacttattttattagtttgaactatttattaaaaactattttgataggcaaaaattaagttaatcttttatagttattattattattattattagttacttCTTTCTTTTGGCCGAAGccattaagaaaaaaaagaataaagaaaagccAAATGTGGCTCATttacaagtatatatatatatatatatatatataatgtcatTAAGGgactaagaaagaaaagaacgtgGCTTGCATGCTATTATACTTATATATACTCATGATACCTAATAATACTTTCACACTACAAACTATCATTCATTAGCATCATTTTCTTTAATCACTTTTATTCATTATAGCCAAActctttagaaagaaaaagaaaaataaaggtcgtggcttatatgtatacatatatcTATGCAACCATGACACATGTTACATTCATTTAAGGgggatactacaatgaagatgttataattgtcttcatatgaaTATATTGCTTTTTAACCTTTGGATGATGGATTGTATGgttagattttgaaatttataaaagtgttgtttttgtttaaagtgtggctaaataaataaactacacttttaaccaaagcatcttcatgagaagatatttttgccatcttcattgtagtatccaccttCATTTAATAACCAATGACACTTAATAAACCTTACTACCACAAATCCTTTTTAATCACCCTCATCACTAATCATACTTTCTTTTCCTTCATGCATCATCGAACCAactttgaaagaaaaagagagagtaaGCCGTGAGTGAGAGGAATCAGAAACCATGGAACCTTACCTCTTTTGAGTTTGATTTCTTATGAtttgtaactccaataaaaaatctaatccggtaaaagtgttcgtaCCTTTCTCCTCTATGTGTTGGCGTTACTTTTTTCCGGTGAAAatcgacggtgacgtagctctccTACCCCTTGAGCTTGGCCAATTGAAGTTTTAGGAGGCACAGAGAATTCCGGACGTTTTTCTCTTCAGCAGTATGGTCAGAAAGTTTCTCTAGAGTTTCGAGTGTTTTGATTACGTACGAAGGTAGGGTTTTGATAAATTTTCACCGACTAAATGATATTTGAAAGTAAATTGATGTTTGGATTGAGTGTTACTGAAATTTGATTGCATTTCATATTGAATTTTcttgatatattgatattttgaTGAAGTTGTGTTTAGTCAGCTCGAGAATGGATAaatgtttaagttaatattttgataaaaataaaacaggTTTTCGGTCTCGTTGAAGGACAAGATATTAGtttggaaattttattttaaaggatgtcattatatttttataaaaagactgaggttatgtttattattataaactaagttttgaaaggaaaatgctattttgagtttttattcaaaaattactgccgtaggagagcagatgtgacattgtttgggccttagtgccaaatgtaaagtggggacgcccacacactgagaactgttttccagatatacgcttattgatttgaaaagtcacactgtatgcggcctagctgtacgacttataagcacactaaTGCATCTGGAAAACTATATCTGGGACTCGTGcctgggtaatgtcgggagcgggtaggcaaccgacacatgagctcatggcctgcgttaggaatagacatgcatcattcttgttgcGCATTTGTATTTTACTTGACATTGtgaaattgtttgtgattgtcttcTCGTGTTTATACATTCCTTAATTCAGTGGTGACTAGATATTTCGTTGTGAATTACTTGAACTGTGGTAATCCTGACTAAACTAACCACcctcgaccctactaagaaccccccagttcttaccccttctcttcctccccttcagatggagaccGGAATTATATTTTACGAGATggaccctccctatatatacgaaGATATTGTACAGCATAGGTTTTATGTAGTAGCTACGGAGATTAGGACTCGTATGTACATTCTGCGTGATCATCATTTCCATCACCCGATTGACACTCCACAGTTTAACCCCGACATGCCCTATGAGTTCCTACTGCAGTGGCTCCACCCGGATGCTCCATTTCACCCGTTTCATGATGGGCCGGTGCCTCACCAGCATCCCGATTAGCCTGCGGATCAGGCGGACCCTGAGCCTGAGCCCATGGAGGAGCATTTTCCAGAGCCTGTACCGGAGAAAGACATCCCCGTGGAGCAGATCACAGTATCTTCATCCAAGTCATCTTCTGAGGAGTCGCTCACCGCCTCTATTAGTGGACCGGCGAGTGTTGGTCAGACTAGTAGCACGAGTGCCAGTGCCCCTCCCGAGATTATAGAGATTTCCGATGACGAGGACGAGGATCCTGAGGAGTGTTCTGATGTGGTTGTGATCTCCTCTAACGATGACAGCTGAGTCCTGGGAGCTGCGGTGGTGCCTTTTGatagtttttttttgtgttagCTTAACCTTTGTGTTAATCTCTCACTTTTGGTCAGACTCACTGAGAGAGTAAGGTGTACATAGTGGACTAGGCTAGTTCGGGTGCCAGTctaggggttttctatatggaccAGGGCTCGGAGTGTTGGGTTGTACATAGTAGTATTTCTGAAGGGTTGTATGCTAActcaggatatatatatatatatatatatatatatatatatatatatatatatatatatatatgtacgacAGTACCTGTATGCTTATGCTTGTGTATGTTTAATTAGTTGTCCTTGCAAGTTTTCTTATAAAAGTTTATCCAAAACTCGATAGTACGCTAACCCGATTACAGGTTTAATAATACATAGTAAAGGTTTCATGTGAACAAGTTGGTGACACTTGATTTCTGGTATGATCATGACTTACTGGGAATTGGGTTGTTACaacttggtatcagagcagttcgttcctattaaAGCCTGGGGATATGGACTGAATCATGCTTCATTGCATTCTCTGAGTTGTGTCTCATGCACATAGGATATCGTTGtgatatgaattgcatgattgtcACTGTGTTTCCATTTTAGAGACTATTCACACTTTGCCtgaaatattaagactgatcaccttaatattacATGTTGGGTGTGCACAGAATCTTGATGGCTGCACGGGGACGAAGACGTGGTAGGTGTGGTGCAAACCATGCAGAGGAACCGACGAGGGGTGCAGATGCTTTTATAGCTGCAATGAACACCATGGCTGAGGCTGTGCGTGAAACGGCAACTGCTACTACGCGAGCGATGGACCGTTTAGGGGAGAGGAACGGAGATCGTAACGGAGGATGCAATGGTGAGCGTGGTGGAGACAGTAATGATAATGAAGGTTCTGGAAACCACGATAACCCTATGACACTGGCAACGTTTCTGAAGGTAAATCCGCCCAAGGTTAAGGGGACGCTTGTTGCAACTGAAGCTGACAATTGGTTCCGTGGTATTGAGAAGTCATTGCGAGCGCAACATGTACCAGAAAGACAGTACGTGGAATTTGCAACCTATATGCTGGAGGGAGAAGCTGAACACTGGAGGCATGGAGTGCAACGCTTGTTAAGGCAGGTGGTGGAAGAGATTGACTGGGATACTTTTAAGGAGAAATTTTACAAAAAGTACTTCCCTAGAACTGTTCGTGATGCTAAAGAAATGGAACTGATGCAGTTGACGTAGGGGAATATGTCAGTAGCAGAATATACTCAGAAATTTGAGGATTTGTGCCGATTCTCTAAGATCTGTCAGGGAAACCCAGATGattttgaggaatggaagtgtttgaagtacgaaggaggactctgCGAAGAACTAATGCACTCGTTGGTACCACTGCAAATACGAAATTTTGCAGAGCTTGTCAATAGGAGTTAGTTGGTGGGAGACTGTACCAAGAAGGTGGCGGCAGCAAAGATGAGTCGTCAAGAATTACCTCTGAAAAATTTTAATCGGTATATAGCCCCTCAAGGAAGGAACTTTAAAATGAATAGGACACTTTCTTATGGGAATCAGCAAGTTAGTAATCTTCCTGCTCGTGACAATATCGATAAGCAAGAACGGGATACTGGAAATCGACCACAGCCAGCACTAACAAACCTTGTTTGTAATCAGTGTGGGAAGAACCATGGTAGGAATCCATGTCGATTGGGTTCGAGCGTTTGTTATTTTTGTGGTATGCCTGGACATATAGCGAGGAATTGTGAGAAGAAGATTGCTCAAGATTCAGCTAAATCTCAGCAGCCAAGAAGAGTATTTACAATGATGACTGAAGATGCTCGTACTCGgactccctgacccaaggtcagtaTCGTGTTAAGACTCGCTCCTTAACTGCACTTTATGTTTCTGGTGCATCACATTCTTGTATTTCTTTAACTGCTATACGTAAGTGGAGACAAGATGATGACACACAACATACCTGAGGActagaaaataagataagaaccATTTACTCGCACCTGCTTACAGGTAAAGGAAATGTTGAGGGCAAAATTTCCTTTTAGGATGAAAATTTTCGTTTAtagcaattttcgaggacgaaaatttttgtaaggtgggtaGGATATAACATCtcggattttttttgaaaattaagtaattagttatttataagttatcatattatattgagattttgtttttaagaaatctatttttttaacaaagataattaaataaaattttatgattattgaagtttaatttaaatataacttattttattagtttgaactatttataattaaataaaatttagtgacattgtgaaggttgtggtaggcttagagaagggggggttgaatctatgccttcctttttaagTTGTTGTTATTACCCTTATAAAACAAatttgcagttttgattctgtttgaactcagtagGGAAAATTAtgtgacaatttatttttgtctcatgaatatcataaaacagaacacaacagagaagagaaaagctaacaccagcatgtatcctggtttggttgccttgtgctatgcaacctacatccagtctcctccacaactatggaagaatttcactatagttaacagtattacatacaccaataacacaggattgacccaatcctttcacactcaagttctaacctaacttgacgttggctatgctaatacctaactatacctcttagtgctaacccaactaagaaagggataccatacaggtacaagatacaagacactcaaccaacctaaagaaatctgaaaataactctaggctttcctctcaagtgtttcactcagcttttttttttttcactcatggctttttcttgagctttctcacaatgccttttctcacaagaaattacagaaagataaacttagaaaagtacattacaatcagtaaaacatgaaggagattgacttcatcaacagcctcttagCTATATGAAAAACCAGCTTTGCAAACCACTGATTTAGTTCTTCACTATTGGCCGAATGTTTCTTTGATAGAAaacattatccaagtagaggaacttcacaGGGAATACTTCACAGAACACAACTCTCAAACTCTGATTTTCTCTCCTTgcctctgaatgaacagcaagcttctttttatctccttgcatgttccttggttcttcttccaaggtcaacaccttgagccttgagcttcaccaacccacaggcTCACTTTTTCTTCTCAAACATCAAAGTAGAccctttgcttctgacttttccaacttgaccgaaagccatgaaggAGTAACCGAAATTGTCTTTCAATGGccaaccaaatctgaaccatagagatgcaacttggtccccaagaatctcttgtgaccgtggatttgtagcagtgaagaacaTAGATCAACTtttcccttgaatgccattttcggatagagcagagagttggaaagaaaggatgaagatctgatgcatgcaagatgagatggattacctttcttacgcttgatttagcttggagtttctgttttagcttctgtgcttcaagcttcaactttctctctcttgcttctttggttactagcttagggaggaacctttttttctctttctctttcttacttttctgatgcCATGATTTAAAttgattagagaggagaggaacgttgctttggtAAAAGCAAGTGAGAGGGAATGAGGACTTCAATCTTGTATGAGAAGCTTGGATCAACTTGAATTGATGGACACGGGCTTGGATCGGATCACTTCTTTTTTGCCCGTTTTGATTTTTCAGCCTTGTTTCCTCATGggctttgtttatttatttactcaCCAGCCTTGCTATATTATTTTCATACCAATTTGGGCTGCTGAACTaagttttggcctgcaacatataataaataattagcaatatataat contains:
- the LOC112717972 gene encoding uncharacterized protein, whose protein sequence is MKETSHGYEESELSPPRKRQKDVARGSLAGRSHRHSPSLSEKSNVAPVSDRKTGLISDKDIREEIDKKKKDDLMRFKMMDPSTSGHGAEPVYRDKVKVRVSKKEYLKSKQKVEEKPKKKEIEWGKGLAQKREAEARMKEPFARSRDDPELDNMLKDRLRWGDPMPHLVNKKVLGEGEKMKESGFVVPQLKRGLDAAPYRYGIRPGRHWDGVDRSNGFQKKMFKTTNERQAPDREAYLWSVSHM